Proteins from a genomic interval of Paenibacillus sp. FSL R5-0623:
- the hslO gene encoding Hsp33 family molecular chaperone HslO, with protein MAIRQRRLNDLENNNKHDRLIRGTAMNGKVRAFAIQTTELVEELRRRHDTFPTATAAMGRTVTTAAIMGAMLKGEEKLTVQVNGDGPIGQIVADANAKGEVRGYVSNPHVHLPSNSVGKLDVAGAVGTEGFINITKDLGLKEPYRGSVPIISGELGEDFTYYFAQSEQTPSAVGVGVLVDTDNSVIVSGGFIMQLLPGLTDPEITAIENAISTLPPVTTLLEQGLELEELLRRLLPDVQVMEGLDIHFSCECSRERVEKTLISLGQTEMEQLIEEEGQAEVVCQFCNEAYDFNKEQLETILEQAKN; from the coding sequence ATGGCGATACGCCAAAGGAGGCTGAATGACTTGGAAAACAACAACAAGCATGACCGGTTAATTCGTGGTACAGCAATGAATGGAAAGGTAAGAGCCTTTGCTATCCAGACTACGGAACTGGTTGAGGAACTACGCAGAAGACACGATACGTTTCCCACGGCTACAGCTGCCATGGGGCGTACGGTTACAACAGCAGCCATTATGGGTGCAATGCTCAAAGGTGAAGAGAAGTTAACGGTACAAGTCAACGGTGATGGTCCCATTGGACAGATTGTAGCTGACGCCAATGCGAAAGGCGAAGTACGAGGATATGTTTCTAATCCGCATGTACATTTGCCAAGTAATAGTGTGGGAAAACTGGACGTTGCAGGCGCAGTTGGAACGGAAGGTTTCATCAACATAACGAAGGATTTGGGACTGAAAGAGCCATATCGTGGCAGTGTGCCTATTATTTCAGGAGAACTGGGCGAAGATTTCACGTACTACTTCGCGCAATCGGAGCAAACACCTTCTGCTGTAGGCGTTGGTGTGCTCGTTGATACGGATAATTCCGTTATTGTCTCAGGTGGATTCATTATGCAGCTGTTGCCGGGATTGACAGATCCAGAGATCACGGCGATCGAAAATGCCATTAGTACGTTGCCGCCAGTGACGACGTTGTTGGAGCAGGGACTTGAATTGGAAGAGTTGCTTCGCCGATTGTTGCCAGATGTACAAGTGATGGAAGGATTGGATATACATTTTAGCTGTGAGTGTTCACGTGAGCGAGTAGAGAAGACGCTGATCAGCTTGGGCCAAACGGAGATGGAGCAATTAATTGAAGAAGAGGGCCAGGCTGAAGTGGTCTGCCAATTCTGTAATGAAGCCTATGACTTTAACAAAGAACAACTTGAGACCATCCTAGAGCAAGCCAAGAACTGA
- a CDS encoding peptidyl-prolyl cis-trans isomerase, which produces MTRQEKGLWTAVIVLTLGMLVMGTVMAMHGLRQGRDEADASHDANTEEGSTVATINGEVITDKEWTDALKRRYGSELLLQMLNRKAVYAEAIERKLIVTPQEIARELAAAMDGYDSEKSYFDEMKSQLGLSKQELELEAGYRLLLEKIATIGIQIKDADIEHYWTEHREDYVSPEKYDLSIIVVKEEEEADSLLDALEKGENFEEAARKQSTDSFSRDAGGRLGWIERNDPFQSEEILQLAAGLDIGDIAGPVRVEEGYVIIRLNDKEERQVQSAEEVREEIRMQLALSQADPLPQVEQMLRNKYEAVILSEIPAS; this is translated from the coding sequence ATGACAAGACAGGAAAAAGGGTTGTGGACGGCTGTAATTGTCTTGACGCTAGGTATGCTGGTCATGGGTACGGTGATGGCTATGCATGGTCTCAGACAGGGCAGAGACGAGGCAGATGCATCCCATGATGCCAACACGGAAGAAGGAAGCACCGTAGCGACGATCAACGGAGAAGTTATCACAGATAAAGAGTGGACCGATGCGCTGAAACGACGTTACGGCAGTGAGTTATTACTCCAGATGTTAAACCGTAAAGCAGTATATGCCGAAGCAATTGAACGCAAGCTGATTGTCACTCCCCAAGAGATTGCAAGAGAACTTGCCGCCGCGATGGATGGGTACGATTCAGAGAAATCATATTTTGACGAAATGAAGTCTCAATTGGGCCTGTCAAAACAGGAACTTGAATTGGAGGCCGGCTACAGGCTGCTGCTTGAGAAAATCGCAACGATTGGCATACAGATCAAGGATGCAGATATTGAACATTACTGGACTGAACACCGTGAGGATTACGTTTCCCCCGAGAAATATGACTTGTCCATCATCGTAGTGAAGGAAGAAGAGGAAGCCGATTCCTTACTGGATGCGTTGGAGAAGGGGGAGAACTTTGAAGAAGCTGCTCGCAAGCAATCGACAGACAGCTTCTCTCGTGATGCTGGTGGGAGGCTGGGATGGATTGAGCGGAATGATCCATTCCAGTCAGAAGAAATCCTTCAACTTGCTGCCGGACTGGATATAGGCGATATTGCCGGACCGGTTCGAGTGGAAGAAGGTTATGTTATTATCAGACTTAATGATAAAGAAGAACGCCAGGTGCAATCGGCCGAAGAGGTCCGTGAGGAGATTCGAATGCAACTGGCTCTGAGTCAGGCTGATCCGTTGCCGCAGGTAGAGCAAATGCTGCGTAACAAGTATGAAGCCGTCATCCTGTCCGAGATTCCTGCCTCCTGA
- the cysK gene encoding cysteine synthase A produces MAKVVNNVTELIGGTPLVRLNRIVPEGSAEIFVKLEYQNPGSSVKDRIAISIVEEAEKEGKLKPGDTIIEATSGNTGIGLAMVAAAKGYKSVIVMPETMSLERRNLLRAYGAELVLTPGAEGMNGAVKKAEELLKENPSYFMAEQFKNKANVKIHRETTGPEIVEAIQSVGGTLDAFVAGIGTGGTITGTGEVLKEAFAGIKIIAVEPAASPILAGGKPGPHKIQGIGANFIPEILDQEIYDEIIHIENDDAFETARQVAKEEGILSGISSGAAIRAGLQVAKQLGEGKRVVVIVPSNGERYLSTPLYNFEG; encoded by the coding sequence ATGGCTAAAGTAGTTAATAACGTAACAGAACTCATCGGAGGTACTCCGCTTGTTCGTCTGAATCGTATCGTACCTGAAGGCAGTGCTGAAATATTCGTGAAGCTGGAGTACCAGAATCCAGGTTCAAGCGTGAAAGACCGTATCGCAATTAGCATTGTGGAAGAAGCGGAAAAAGAAGGCAAGCTGAAACCGGGTGATACCATTATTGAAGCAACAAGTGGTAACACGGGAATTGGACTCGCGATGGTGGCTGCAGCCAAAGGCTACAAGTCCGTTATTGTAATGCCTGAGACGATGAGCTTGGAGCGTCGTAACTTGCTTCGTGCGTATGGTGCTGAGCTTGTGCTTACACCTGGAGCTGAAGGTATGAATGGTGCTGTTAAAAAAGCTGAAGAACTGCTGAAAGAAAATCCTTCCTATTTCATGGCTGAGCAATTTAAAAATAAAGCCAACGTGAAGATCCACCGTGAAACGACTGGCCCTGAGATTGTTGAAGCAATTCAATCTGTAGGTGGTACGTTGGATGCTTTCGTTGCGGGAATTGGTACAGGCGGAACAATTACAGGTACAGGCGAAGTGCTGAAAGAAGCTTTTGCTGGTATTAAAATTATTGCGGTTGAGCCAGCAGCTTCGCCAATTCTGGCGGGCGGCAAACCAGGTCCACATAAGATCCAGGGGATTGGTGCCAACTTTATCCCTGAGATTCTGGATCAGGAAATCTATGATGAGATCATTCACATTGAGAATGATGATGCATTCGAGACGGCTCGTCAGGTAGCGAAGGAAGAGGGCATTCTGTCTGGGATTTCTTCCGGTGCGGCGATCCGTGCAGGTCTTCAGGTTGCGAAACAGTTGGGTGAAGGCAAGCGCGTTGTCGTAATCGTGCCAAGTAACGGCGAACGTTACCTCAGCACACCTCTTTACAACTTCGAAGGCTAA